The following proteins are encoded in a genomic region of Acidobacteriota bacterium:
- a CDS encoding VWA domain-containing protein encodes MSLTIMRTPSRWKGALLLMGALLLKRPLLLMLLALLMLIPFSLPQPGTAQNSVPQVVLNSADELSNGAVFRVEVDMVLLNIAVTDSKGNYVTGLKPWDFTVSEDGLAQKVATFAEGNESPRDLGEFTPSESVVQIVKPDKARVGTRLRDDSPAGVFPEDETERISQLVSGASVYILFDTSNYMYEGFVYAQDAIADFVRSLDNPDRVALYSYSRDFSRHATLTSDRGLVLRGLRSTIVGDDAALYNAMLLTLKDAARSSGRKVLVAFSNGPDDASMVAPEDVREFAQAEGISIYMVSTREARHDPVSTAVFQRISDTTGGKAYFAKDWKAQQDAFASIRSDLSHLYSVSYYPSQNPNRGWRDITVKLSGDHLKKYKIRARTGYRPRPARMGG; translated from the coding sequence ATGTCGTTGACGATCATGCGCACACCCAGCCGTTGGAAGGGGGCACTACTTTTGATGGGGGCACTACTTTTGAAGAGGCCACTACTTTTGATGCTGCTGGCTCTGCTAATGCTGATTCCCTTCAGCCTGCCACAGCCCGGCACGGCACAGAATAGCGTGCCCCAGGTTGTGCTCAATTCAGCGGACGAACTCTCCAACGGCGCCGTGTTCCGCGTGGAAGTCGACATGGTGCTGCTCAACATCGCGGTTACCGACAGCAAGGGCAACTACGTTACAGGTCTAAAGCCTTGGGACTTCACTGTCAGTGAAGATGGCCTGGCGCAGAAAGTGGCCACCTTCGCCGAGGGCAACGAATCGCCGCGCGACCTCGGCGAATTCACGCCCAGCGAAAGCGTAGTCCAGATCGTCAAGCCGGATAAGGCGCGCGTGGGCACACGTCTGCGCGACGATTCGCCTGCCGGCGTTTTCCCGGAGGACGAGACCGAGCGCATCTCCCAGTTAGTCTCCGGCGCCAGCGTGTACATTCTCTTCGATACCAGTAACTACATGTATGAGGGTTTCGTCTACGCGCAGGATGCCATCGCCGACTTCGTGCGCTCACTCGACAATCCTGATCGCGTCGCACTGTACTCCTACTCGCGCGACTTTTCCCGCCACGCTACATTGACATCCGATCGTGGGCTTGTCCTGCGCGGGTTGCGCAGCACGATTGTGGGCGACGACGCCGCGTTGTATAACGCCATGCTGCTGACGCTTAAGGACGCGGCTCGATCCAGTGGACGCAAAGTTTTGGTCGCCTTCTCAAACGGCCCGGATGACGCCAGCATGGTGGCGCCCGAAGACGTTCGCGAGTTTGCCCAGGCCGAAGGCATCTCCATCTACATGGTCTCGACGCGCGAAGCCCGGCACGATCCGGTCTCGACCGCGGTGTTCCAACGCATCAGCGACACCACCGGAGGCAAGGCCTATTTCGCCAAGGACTGGAAGGCTCAGCAGGATGCCTTCGCGTCCATCCGTAGCGACTTATCCCACCTTTATAGCGTCAGCTACTACCCCAGCCAGAACCCCAACCGCGGTTGGCGCGACATTACCGTGAAGTTGTCCGGCGATCATCTTAAGAAATATAAGATTCGCGCCCGCACCGGATATCGCCCGCGGCCCGCGCGCATGGGCGGCTAG